From the Burkholderia glumae LMG 2196 = ATCC 33617 genome, one window contains:
- the kdpA gene encoding potassium-transporting ATPase subunit KdpA — protein sequence MNANNLLQAGIFIAVLLALAVPVAGYLSRVMDGSSRVVRVFGPLERALYRVAGVDPGAEMSWKHYALATIAFNVLGMFFLYLLLRIQQWLPGNPQQFPAMTVDGAFNTAVSFVTNTNWQDYSPEQTVSYLTQMLGLTVQNFLSAATGIVVVIALIRGFARHTAKTIGNFWVDITRVTLYVLLPMSVLVAALLMSQGVIQNFRAYTDVPTLQASSYAAPKLDAQGNPLKDAKGNPVTVATPLTSQTIAMGPVASQEAIKMLGTNGGGFFNGNSAHPYENPTPFANFIETLSILILPAALCLVFGRMIGDRRQGIAVLAAMTLAFVVAVGVEMGAEQRASPVFAALHVDQGASAQQAGGNMEGKETRFGIAQTSLFVVATTAASCGAVDGAHDSLTPVGGLVPMLLIQLGEVIFGGVGSGLYGMLVFALLAVFVAGLMIGRTPEYVGKKIEAYEMKMVSIVVLLTPLLVLVGTSIAVLSAAGRAGIANPGPHGFSEILYAFSSAANNNGSAFAGLTVSTPFYNWLTAIAMWFGRFGTIVPVLAIAGSLAAKKRIAATSGTLPTHGPLFVVLLLGSVLLVGALTYMPALALGPGVEHLMLFANAH from the coding sequence ATGAACGCGAACAACCTGTTGCAGGCGGGAATCTTCATCGCCGTGCTGCTGGCGCTTGCCGTGCCGGTGGCCGGCTACCTGAGCCGCGTGATGGACGGCTCGTCGCGCGTGGTGCGCGTGTTCGGCCCGCTCGAGCGCGCGCTGTACCGCGTGGCCGGCGTGGACCCGGGCGCGGAGATGTCGTGGAAGCACTACGCGCTGGCCACCATCGCGTTCAACGTGCTCGGCATGTTCTTCCTCTATCTGTTGCTGCGCATCCAGCAATGGCTGCCGGGCAACCCGCAGCAGTTCCCGGCGATGACGGTGGACGGCGCCTTCAACACGGCGGTCAGCTTCGTCACCAACACCAACTGGCAGGACTATTCGCCCGAGCAGACGGTCAGCTATCTGACGCAGATGCTGGGCCTGACCGTGCAGAACTTCCTGTCGGCGGCCACCGGCATCGTGGTCGTGATCGCGCTGATCCGCGGCTTCGCGCGCCACACGGCCAAGACCATCGGCAACTTCTGGGTCGACATCACGCGCGTGACGCTCTACGTGCTGCTGCCGATGTCGGTGCTCGTCGCCGCGCTGCTGATGAGCCAGGGCGTGATCCAGAACTTCCGCGCCTACACCGACGTGCCGACGCTGCAGGCCTCCAGCTACGCGGCGCCGAAGCTCGACGCGCAGGGCAACCCGCTCAAGGATGCCAAGGGCAATCCGGTGACGGTCGCCACGCCGCTCACCTCGCAGACCATCGCGATGGGCCCGGTCGCCTCGCAGGAGGCGATCAAGATGCTCGGCACCAACGGCGGCGGCTTCTTCAACGGCAACTCCGCGCATCCCTACGAGAACCCGACGCCGTTCGCGAACTTCATCGAGACGCTGTCGATCCTGATCCTGCCTGCCGCGCTCTGTCTCGTGTTCGGCCGCATGATCGGCGACCGGCGCCAGGGCATCGCCGTGCTCGCGGCGATGACGCTGGCGTTCGTGGTGGCGGTCGGCGTCGAGATGGGCGCCGAGCAGCGCGCGAGCCCGGTGTTCGCGGCGCTGCACGTCGACCAGGGCGCGAGCGCGCAGCAGGCGGGCGGCAACATGGAGGGCAAGGAGACGCGGTTCGGCATCGCCCAGACCAGCCTCTTCGTGGTGGCCACCACCGCCGCCTCGTGCGGCGCCGTGGACGGCGCGCACGATTCGCTGACGCCGGTGGGCGGCCTGGTGCCGATGCTGCTGATCCAGCTCGGCGAGGTGATCTTCGGCGGGGTCGGCTCGGGGCTCTACGGGATGCTGGTGTTCGCGCTGCTGGCGGTGTTCGTGGCCGGCCTGATGATCGGCCGCACGCCCGAATACGTCGGCAAGAAGATCGAGGCCTACGAGATGAAGATGGTGTCGATCGTGGTGCTGCTCACGCCGCTGCTGGTGCTGGTGGGCACCTCGATCGCGGTGCTCTCGGCGGCCGGCCGCGCGGGGATCGCGAACCCCGGTCCGCACGGCTTCTCGGAGATCCTCTACGCGTTCAGCTCGGCCGCCAACAACAACGGCAGCGCGTTCGCCGGGCTCACCGTGAGCACGCCGTTCTACAACTGGCTGACCGCGATCGCGATGTGGTTCGGGCGCTTCGGCACGATCGTGCCGGTGCTGGCGATCGCCGGCTCGCTGGCGGCGAAGAAGCGCATCGCCGCCACCAGCGGCACGCTGCCCACCCACGGGCCGCTGTTCGTGGTGCTGCTGCTCGGCTCGGTGCTGCTGGTGGGCGCGCTCACCTACATGCCGGCGCTCGCGCTCGGCCCCGGCGTGGAGCACCTGATGCTGTTCGCCAACGCGCACTGA
- the kdpF gene encoding K(+)-transporting ATPase subunit F has protein sequence MNWMLWLAGLASALLFAYLVYALLRAEDIE, from the coding sequence ATGAACTGGATGCTTTGGCTCGCGGGGCTCGCTTCCGCGCTGTTGTTCGCATATCTGGTCTACGCGCTGCTGCGCGCGGAGGACATCGAATGA
- a CDS encoding quinone oxidoreductase family protein yields MPKAIRYDQPGGPEVMKWVDVEAAEPKAGEVRVKHHAVGLNYIDVYFRNGLYPQPLPGGLGQEGAGEVVEVGEGVTALKAGDRVAYTGVPPGSYAEERVLPADKLVRLPDAIGYEDAASIMLQGLTVQYLLRRTYPVKAGDTILIHAAAGGVGLLACQWAKALGATVIGTVGSDEKAELAKAHGCDHAIVYTRENFTERVKAITNGAGVPVVYDSIGKDTYIGSLDCLAPLGLFVSFGNASGPLPAIDSKELSSRGSLFFTRPTLFSYIAKREDLERGAAELFEAVASGQVKTSIRQRYPLERVADAHRDLEARRTTGSTILLP; encoded by the coding sequence ATGCCGAAAGCAATCCGTTACGACCAGCCGGGCGGCCCGGAAGTGATGAAATGGGTCGACGTCGAGGCCGCCGAGCCGAAGGCCGGCGAAGTGCGCGTGAAGCACCACGCGGTGGGCCTCAACTACATCGACGTCTATTTTCGCAACGGGCTCTATCCGCAGCCGCTGCCCGGCGGGCTCGGCCAGGAAGGCGCGGGCGAGGTGGTGGAGGTGGGCGAGGGCGTCACGGCGCTGAAGGCGGGCGACCGCGTCGCCTACACCGGCGTGCCGCCCGGCTCGTATGCCGAGGAGCGCGTGCTGCCGGCCGACAAGCTCGTCAGGCTGCCCGATGCGATCGGCTACGAAGACGCCGCCTCGATCATGCTGCAGGGCCTCACCGTGCAATATCTGCTGCGCCGTACCTATCCGGTCAAGGCCGGCGACACGATCCTGATCCATGCAGCCGCGGGCGGCGTGGGGCTGCTGGCCTGCCAGTGGGCGAAGGCGCTCGGCGCGACGGTGATCGGCACGGTCGGCTCCGACGAGAAGGCCGAGCTGGCGAAGGCGCACGGCTGCGATCACGCGATCGTCTACACGCGCGAGAATTTCACCGAGCGCGTGAAGGCGATCACGAACGGCGCGGGCGTGCCCGTCGTGTACGACTCGATCGGCAAGGACACCTACATCGGCTCGCTCGACTGCCTTGCGCCGCTCGGCCTGTTCGTCAGCTTCGGCAACGCGTCCGGGCCGCTGCCGGCGATCGACTCGAAGGAGTTGTCCTCGCGCGGCTCGCTGTTCTTCACGCGGCCGACCTTGTTCAGCTACATCGCCAAGCGCGAGGACCTCGAACGCGGCGCGGCCGAGCTGTTCGAGGCGGTCGCCTCGGGCCAGGTGAAGACCAGCATCCGCCAGCGCTATCCGCTCGAACGCGTGGCCGACGCCCATCGCGACCTCGAGGCGCGCCGCACCACCGGCTCGACGATCCTGCTGCCGTAA
- a CDS encoding methylglyoxal synthase, which translates to MNPPRIALIAHDAKKDEIVALAGAYRDTLARCELVATGTTGGRIASAHGLEVERKLSGPLGGDQQIGAELASGRVQLVVFLRDPMTAQPHDPDINALVRVCDVHDVPVATNVATARVLLDDLVRRLG; encoded by the coding sequence ATGAACCCACCCCGTATTGCGCTGATCGCGCACGATGCGAAGAAGGACGAAATCGTCGCGCTGGCCGGCGCCTATCGCGACACGCTGGCGCGCTGCGAGCTGGTCGCCACCGGCACCACGGGTGGCCGGATCGCGAGCGCGCACGGCCTGGAGGTGGAGCGCAAGCTGTCGGGGCCGCTCGGCGGCGACCAGCAGATCGGCGCCGAGCTGGCCTCGGGCCGCGTCCAGCTGGTGGTGTTCCTGCGCGACCCGATGACGGCGCAGCCGCACGACCCCGACATCAACGCGCTGGTGCGCGTCTGCGACGTCCACGACGTGCCGGTGGCCACCAACGTTGCGACCGCGCGCGTGCTGCTCGACGATCTGGTGAGGCGGCTGGGGTAA
- a CDS encoding SDR family oxidoreductase, giving the protein MDLGIAGRTALVCAASKGLGRGCAQALAAEGVKLVIVARTQATLDAAAAQIRQTTGAEVTAVACDITTAAGREAALAACPQPDILVTNAGGPPPGDFREFSRDDWLRAIDANMLTPIELIRATVDGMIARRFGRIVNITSSAVKAPIDVLALSNGARSGLTGFIAGLSRKVAEHNVTINNLLPGLFDTDRIQTTLAASAKAAGKPVDEMRARRTQEIPARRLGRPDEFGAACAFLCSAHAGYITGQNWLLDGGAYPGTF; this is encoded by the coding sequence ATGGATCTCGGCATCGCAGGACGGACCGCGCTCGTGTGCGCGGCCAGCAAGGGACTCGGACGCGGTTGCGCGCAGGCGCTCGCGGCCGAGGGCGTGAAGCTCGTGATCGTCGCGCGCACGCAGGCGACGCTCGACGCCGCCGCGGCGCAGATCCGCCAGACCACCGGCGCCGAGGTGACGGCGGTGGCCTGCGACATCACCACGGCCGCCGGCCGCGAGGCGGCACTCGCCGCGTGCCCGCAGCCCGACATCCTCGTGACCAACGCGGGCGGCCCGCCCCCCGGCGACTTCCGCGAGTTCTCGCGCGACGACTGGCTGCGCGCGATCGACGCGAACATGCTCACGCCGATCGAGCTGATCCGCGCCACCGTGGACGGCATGATCGCGCGCCGCTTCGGGCGCATCGTCAACATCACGAGTTCGGCCGTGAAGGCGCCGATCGACGTGCTGGCGCTGTCCAACGGCGCGCGCTCGGGGCTGACGGGCTTCATCGCCGGGCTTTCGCGCAAGGTGGCCGAGCACAACGTGACGATCAACAACCTGCTGCCGGGGCTGTTCGACACCGACCGCATCCAGACTACGCTGGCCGCCTCGGCGAAGGCGGCCGGCAAGCCGGTCGACGAGATGCGCGCGCGCCGCACGCAGGAAATTCCGGCGCGCCGGCTCGGCCGGCCCGACGAGTTCGGCGCGGCCTGCGCGTTTCTCTGCAGCGCGCACGCCGGCTACATCACCGGCCAGAACTGGCTGCTCGACGGCGGCGCCTACCCCGGCACGTTCTGA
- the upp gene encoding uracil phosphoribosyltransferase → MTQDSRFPNLFILDHPLIQHKLTHMRDKDTSTRTFRELLREITLLMGYEITRNLPITTKRVETPLVEIDAPVIAGKKVAIVPVLRAGIGMSDGLLDLVPSARVGHIGVYRADDHRPVEYLVRLPDLEDRTFILCDPMIATGYSAVHAVDVLKRRQVPGERLLFLALVAAPEGIQVFQDAHPDVKVYVASLDSHLNDHAYIVPGLGDAGDRLFGTKN, encoded by the coding sequence ATGACCCAGGACAGCCGCTTTCCGAACCTTTTCATTCTCGATCACCCGCTGATCCAGCACAAACTCACCCACATGCGCGACAAGGACACCTCCACGCGCACGTTCCGCGAGCTGCTGCGCGAGATCACGCTGCTGATGGGCTACGAGATCACGCGCAACCTGCCGATCACGACGAAACGGGTCGAAACCCCGCTGGTCGAGATCGACGCGCCGGTGATCGCGGGCAAGAAGGTGGCGATCGTGCCGGTGCTGCGCGCCGGGATCGGCATGTCGGACGGCCTGCTCGACCTGGTGCCGTCGGCGCGCGTCGGCCACATCGGCGTCTATCGCGCCGACGACCACCGCCCGGTCGAATACCTGGTGCGCCTGCCCGACCTGGAGGACCGCACCTTCATCCTCTGCGATCCGATGATCGCCACCGGCTATTCGGCGGTCCACGCCGTCGACGTGCTCAAGCGCCGCCAGGTGCCGGGCGAGCGCCTCCTGTTCCTGGCGCTGGTGGCCGCGCCCGAAGGCATCCAGGTGTTCCAGGACGCGCATCCGGACGTGAAGGTCTACGTGGCCTCGCTCGATTCGCACCTGAACGACCACGCCTACATCGTGCCGGGCCTCGGCGACGCCGGCGACCGGCTGTTCGGCACCAAGAACTGA
- a CDS encoding YebC/PmpR family DNA-binding transcriptional regulator — protein MAGHSKWANIKHKKAAADAKRGKVWTRLIKEIQVAARLGGGDANSNPRLRLAVDKAADANMPKDNVKRAIERGVGGADGANYEEIRYEGYGIGGAAIIVDTMTDNRVRTVAEVRHAFSKYGGNMGTDGSVAFMFDHVGQFLFAPGTSEDALMEAALEAGADDVNTNEDGSIEVLCDWQAFSQVKDALEAAGFKAELAEVTMKPQNEVEFTGDDAVKMQKLLDVLEDLDDVQEVYTNAVIVDE, from the coding sequence ATGGCTGGTCATTCCAAATGGGCCAACATCAAGCATAAGAAGGCAGCGGCCGACGCCAAGCGCGGCAAGGTCTGGACGCGCCTGATCAAGGAAATCCAGGTGGCGGCACGCCTGGGCGGCGGCGACGCGAACTCGAACCCGCGCCTGCGCCTGGCGGTCGACAAGGCCGCCGACGCGAACATGCCGAAGGACAACGTCAAGCGCGCCATCGAGCGCGGCGTGGGCGGCGCGGACGGCGCCAACTACGAGGAAATCCGCTACGAGGGCTACGGCATCGGCGGGGCGGCGATCATCGTCGACACCATGACCGACAACCGCGTGCGCACCGTCGCGGAAGTGCGTCATGCGTTCTCGAAATACGGCGGCAACATGGGCACCGACGGCTCGGTGGCGTTCATGTTCGACCACGTCGGCCAGTTCCTGTTCGCGCCCGGCACCTCCGAGGACGCGCTGATGGAGGCCGCGCTCGAGGCCGGCGCCGACGACGTGAACACCAACGAGGACGGCAGCATCGAGGTGCTCTGCGACTGGCAGGCGTTCTCGCAGGTCAAGGACGCGCTGGAGGCGGCCGGCTTCAAGGCCGAACTCGCCGAAGTGACGATGAAGCCGCAGAACGAAGTGGAATTCACGGGCGACGACGCCGTGAAGATGCAGAAGCTGCTCGACGTGCTCGAAGACCTCGACGACGTCCAGGAGGTCTACACGAACGCGGTCATCGTCGACGAATGA
- the purD gene encoding phosphoribosylamine--glycine ligase: MKLLVVGSGGREHALAWKLAQSPRVQTVYVAPGNGGTAQDARLKNIELSSLDDLADFAEAEQVAFTLVGPEAPLAAGIVNHFRSRGLKVFGPTREAAQLESSKDFAKAFMKRHGIPTAEYETFTDAAAAHAYLDAKGAPIVVKADGLAAGKGVVVAMSLEEAHEAVDMMLSGNKLGDAGARVVIEEFLDGEEASFIVMVDGKHALALASSQDHKRLLDGDRGPNTGGMGAYSPAPIITPQMHARVMREIIMPTVRGMENDGIRFTGFLYAGLMIDKDGNPRTLEFNCRMGDPETQPIMARLKSDFSKVVEQAIAGTLDTVELDWDRRTALGVVLAAHGYPDTPRKGDRINGVPEETAHAVTFHAGTRFDGDKLVTSGGRVLCVVGLSDSVRGAQQAAYDAINQINFEGMQYRRDIGHRALARKQG, from the coding sequence ATGAAACTACTCGTCGTCGGTTCCGGCGGCCGCGAACACGCGCTCGCCTGGAAACTCGCCCAGTCGCCGCGCGTCCAGACCGTCTACGTTGCACCCGGCAACGGCGGCACCGCGCAGGACGCGCGCCTGAAGAACATCGAACTGAGCTCGCTCGACGACCTGGCCGATTTCGCCGAGGCCGAGCAGGTGGCGTTCACGCTGGTCGGCCCGGAAGCACCGCTGGCCGCCGGCATCGTCAACCATTTCCGCTCGCGCGGCCTGAAAGTGTTCGGCCCGACCCGCGAAGCCGCCCAGCTCGAAAGCTCGAAGGACTTCGCCAAGGCGTTCATGAAGCGCCACGGCATTCCGACCGCCGAATACGAAACCTTCACCGACGCGGCCGCCGCGCACGCCTATCTCGACGCCAAGGGCGCGCCGATCGTGGTCAAGGCCGACGGCCTCGCGGCCGGCAAGGGTGTGGTGGTGGCGATGTCGCTGGAAGAAGCGCACGAGGCGGTCGACATGATGCTGTCGGGCAACAAGCTCGGCGATGCCGGCGCGCGCGTCGTGATCGAGGAATTCCTCGACGGCGAGGAAGCCAGCTTCATCGTGATGGTGGACGGCAAGCACGCGCTCGCGCTGGCCTCGAGCCAGGACCACAAGCGCCTGCTCGACGGCGACCGCGGCCCCAACACGGGCGGCATGGGCGCCTATTCGCCGGCCCCGATCATCACGCCGCAGATGCATGCGCGCGTGATGCGCGAGATCATCATGCCGACCGTGCGCGGCATGGAGAACGACGGCATCCGCTTCACCGGCTTCCTGTATGCGGGCCTGATGATCGACAAGGACGGCAATCCGCGCACGCTCGAGTTCAATTGCCGGATGGGCGACCCGGAAACGCAGCCGATCATGGCGCGCCTGAAGAGCGACTTCTCGAAGGTGGTCGAGCAGGCGATCGCCGGCACGCTCGACACCGTCGAGCTCGACTGGGACCGCCGCACCGCGCTCGGCGTGGTGCTGGCCGCGCACGGCTACCCCGACACGCCGCGCAAGGGCGACCGGATCAACGGCGTGCCCGAGGAAACCGCGCACGCGGTGACGTTCCACGCCGGCACCAGGTTCGACGGCGACAAGCTCGTCACCTCGGGCGGCCGCGTGCTGTGCGTGGTCGGGCTGTCCGATTCGGTACGCGGCGCGCAGCAGGCGGCCTACGATGCGATCAACCAGATCAACTTCGAGGGCATGCAGTATCGCCGCGACATCGGCCACCGCGCGCTCGCCCGCAAGCAGGGTTGA
- the hemF gene encoding oxygen-dependent coproporphyrinogen oxidase produces MTSDSNFDVNRVRAYLEALQTRIADALGAFDGIPLASHAWQRGPEERLRGGGCTRILENGRFFERAGIGFSAVAGDALPPSASAARPQLAGRGFEALGVSLVLHPRNPYCPTVHMNVRMFVATKAGEAPVFWFGGGMDLTPFYPDEDDARHFHRACRDALAPFGAELYPRYKAWCDEYFFLKHRNETRGIGGIFFDDLSEPGFERSFALMQSVGDAFLGAYLPIVERHRDTPYGERERDFQAYRRGRYVEFNLVFDRGTLFGLQSGGRTESILMSMPPAASWRYDWQPEPGTPEARLGEFLVPREWL; encoded by the coding sequence ATGACCAGCGATTCGAATTTCGACGTCAACCGTGTGCGCGCCTACCTCGAGGCGCTGCAAACCCGCATCGCCGACGCGCTCGGCGCATTCGACGGCATCCCGCTCGCCAGCCACGCCTGGCAGCGCGGGCCCGAGGAGCGCCTGCGCGGCGGCGGCTGCACGCGCATTCTCGAGAACGGCCGGTTCTTCGAGCGTGCCGGGATCGGCTTCTCGGCCGTGGCCGGCGACGCGCTGCCGCCGTCCGCGAGCGCGGCGCGCCCGCAGCTCGCGGGGCGCGGCTTCGAGGCGCTCGGCGTGTCGCTGGTGCTGCATCCGCGCAATCCGTACTGCCCCACCGTCCACATGAACGTGCGCATGTTCGTGGCGACCAAGGCCGGCGAGGCGCCGGTGTTCTGGTTCGGCGGCGGCATGGACCTGACGCCGTTCTATCCCGACGAGGACGACGCGCGCCACTTCCACCGCGCTTGCCGCGACGCGCTCGCACCGTTCGGCGCCGAGCTCTATCCGCGCTACAAAGCGTGGTGCGACGAGTATTTCTTCCTCAAGCACCGCAACGAGACGCGCGGCATCGGCGGAATCTTCTTCGACGATCTGTCGGAGCCGGGCTTCGAGCGCTCGTTCGCGTTGATGCAAAGCGTCGGCGACGCCTTCTTGGGCGCCTATCTGCCGATCGTCGAACGCCACCGCGACACGCCGTATGGCGAGCGCGAGCGCGACTTCCAGGCTTACCGGCGCGGCCGCTACGTCGAATTCAACCTGGTGTTCGACCGCGGCACGCTGTTCGGCCTGCAAAGCGGCGGGCGCACCGAGTCGATCCTGATGTCGATGCCGCCCGCCGCGAGCTGGCGCTACGACTGGCAGCCCGAGCCGGGCACGCCCGAGGCGCGCCTCGGCGAATTCCTGGTGCCGCGCGAATGGCTGTGA
- a CDS encoding nicotinate-nucleotide adenylyltransferase, whose amino-acid sequence MAVSRPPAPAGAGFDPKERDLDTQARPTPLARRIGILGGTFDPIHDGHLALARRFAGELALTELVLLPAGQPYQKRDVSAAEHRLAMTRAAAPSLDLPGVTVTVATDEIEHDGPTYTAETLARWRERVGPAASLSLVIGADQLVRLDTWRDWRLLFSLAHVCIATRPGFDLSAAPPAVAAEIASRRAEAAVLQASPAGHVLVDTTLAFDIAATDIRTHLRECIARRAEVPDAEAEHVPAAVWNYILQHRLYHP is encoded by the coding sequence ATGGCTGTGAGCCGCCCGCCGGCGCCCGCTGGCGCCGGCTTCGACCCGAAGGAACGCGATCTGGACACGCAAGCCCGACCGACCCCGCTGGCGCGCCGCATCGGCATCCTCGGCGGCACGTTCGACCCGATTCACGACGGCCATCTGGCGCTCGCGCGGCGCTTCGCCGGCGAGCTCGCGCTGACCGAGCTCGTGCTGCTGCCGGCCGGCCAGCCGTACCAGAAGCGCGACGTGTCGGCCGCCGAGCACCGGCTCGCGATGACGCGCGCCGCCGCGCCGTCGCTCGACCTGCCCGGCGTGACCGTGACCGTGGCCACCGACGAGATCGAGCACGACGGCCCGACCTACACGGCCGAGACGCTCGCGCGCTGGCGCGAGCGGGTCGGCCCCGCCGCCTCGCTGTCGCTCGTGATCGGCGCCGACCAACTGGTGCGGCTCGACACCTGGCGCGACTGGCGGCTGCTGTTCTCGCTCGCGCACGTGTGCATCGCCACCCGCCCCGGCTTCGACCTGTCGGCCGCCCCGCCCGCGGTGGCCGCCGAGATCGCGTCGCGCCGCGCCGAGGCCGCCGTGCTGCAGGCGAGCCCCGCCGGCCACGTGCTGGTGGATACCACGCTCGCCTTCGACATCGCCGCGACCGACATCCGCACGCATCTGCGCGAGTGCATCGCGCGCCGCGCCGAGGTACCCGACGCGGAAGCCGAACACGTGCCCGCCGCCGTCTGGAACTACATTCTTCAACATCGTCTCTACCATCCCTGA
- the rsfS gene encoding ribosome silencing factor has protein sequence MDIRKLQRVIVDALEDVKAQDIKVFNTTHLTELFDRVIVASGTSNRQTKALASNVREQVKAAGGDVVSSEGEDTGEWVLVDCGDAVVHILQPALRQYYNLEEIWGDKPVRVKLGGSASGIARAAGDDDGGDEDNAPLARKTPARRR, from the coding sequence ATGGATATTCGCAAACTGCAGCGTGTGATCGTCGACGCCCTCGAAGACGTCAAGGCACAAGACATCAAGGTGTTCAACACCACCCACCTGACCGAGCTGTTCGATCGCGTGATCGTCGCGAGCGGCACCTCGAACCGCCAGACCAAGGCGCTCGCCTCGAACGTGCGCGAGCAGGTCAAGGCCGCCGGCGGCGACGTCGTCAGCTCCGAGGGCGAGGACACCGGCGAATGGGTGCTGGTCGACTGCGGCGACGCCGTGGTCCACATCCTGCAGCCCGCGCTGCGCCAGTACTACAACCTCGAGGAGATCTGGGGCGACAAGCCGGTGCGCGTCAAGCTCGGCGGCAGCGCGAGCGGCATCGCACGCGCCGCCGGGGACGACGACGGCGGCGACGAGGACAACGCCCCGCTCGCCCGCAAGACGCCCGCGCGGCGCCGTTGA
- the rlmH gene encoding 23S rRNA (pseudouridine(1915)-N(3))-methyltransferase RlmH has translation MKLQIVAVGHKMPGWVSTGFDEYAKRMPPELRLELREIKPELRSGGRSAESVMAAEKTRIEAALPKHARVVALDERGRDWTSMQLAQALPGWQQDGHDVAFVIGGADGLDPELKARADLLLRISSLTLPHGMVRVLLAEQLYRAWSITQNHPYHRA, from the coding sequence ATGAAGCTGCAAATCGTCGCGGTCGGCCACAAGATGCCCGGCTGGGTGTCCACCGGTTTCGACGAATACGCGAAGCGGATGCCGCCCGAGCTGCGGCTCGAGCTGCGCGAGATCAAGCCCGAGCTGCGCTCGGGCGGCCGCAGCGCCGAGAGCGTGATGGCGGCCGAGAAGACGCGGATCGAGGCCGCGCTGCCGAAGCACGCGCGTGTCGTCGCGCTCGACGAGCGCGGCCGCGACTGGACCTCGATGCAGCTCGCGCAGGCGCTGCCCGGCTGGCAGCAGGACGGCCACGACGTGGCATTCGTGATCGGCGGCGCCGACGGGCTCGACCCGGAGCTGAAGGCGCGCGCCGATCTGCTGCTGCGGATCTCCAGCCTCACGCTGCCGCACGGCATGGTGCGCGTGCTGCTGGCCGAGCAGCTTTACCGCGCGTGGAGCATCACGCAGAATCATCCCTACCACCGAGCATGA
- a CDS encoding Maf family protein encodes MTMSDRLLPDSTYPFVYLASQSPRRQELLRQLGVSFELLLPRPDEDAEALEAELPGESPEDYVVRVCAAKADAARARLVTSALPVAPVLVADTTVAVDGAILGKPASADDALSMLARLVGRQHEVLTALAVVDAGGKPLMPALSRSIVQFGPVSADALARYVASGEPFGKAGAYAIQGRAAEFVERIDGSHSGIMGLPLFETAALLRAARVAF; translated from the coding sequence ATGACGATGTCCGACCGCCTCCTGCCCGACTCGACCTATCCGTTCGTCTATCTCGCCTCGCAGAGCCCGCGCCGGCAGGAGCTGCTGCGCCAGCTCGGCGTGAGCTTCGAGCTGCTGCTGCCGCGCCCCGACGAGGACGCCGAGGCGCTCGAGGCCGAGCTGCCCGGCGAGTCGCCCGAGGACTACGTGGTGCGCGTATGCGCCGCCAAGGCCGATGCGGCGCGCGCGCGGCTCGTGACCAGCGCGCTGCCGGTCGCGCCCGTGCTGGTGGCCGACACCACCGTCGCGGTGGACGGCGCGATTCTCGGCAAGCCTGCCTCCGCCGACGACGCGCTCTCGATGCTCGCCCGCCTGGTCGGCCGCCAGCACGAGGTGCTGACCGCGCTGGCGGTGGTCGATGCCGGCGGCAAACCGCTGATGCCCGCGCTGTCGCGCTCCATCGTGCAATTCGGGCCGGTCTCCGCCGACGCGCTGGCGCGCTACGTGGCCAGCGGCGAGCCGTTCGGCAAGGCCGGCGCCTACGCGATCCAGGGCCGCGCGGCGGAGTTCGTCGAGCGGATCGACGGATCGCATTCGGGTATCATGGGTCTGCCCCTTTTTGAGACCGCCGCGCTGCTGCGCGCGGCGCGCGTCGCCTTCTGA